From the Prunus dulcis unplaced genomic scaffold, ALMONDv2, whole genome shotgun sequence genome, one window contains:
- the LOC117612695 gene encoding uncharacterized protein At4g14100-like — translation MGPFLYMGKANTSLLLHRSVVLSTSLKTLYKNPKKTKKDEKKMSSTRRSRERTMKQLNLALQICLTTSLILQLVTCSNSTPTPNPWPDQFHALLFMNLSTTKLQLSDLWYDWPKGRNVNIFQKQLGEVLYDVEWNNGTSFYYTIGENGACEVMEFEVGIPRPDFLLDGAHYLGTEVTDGFLCNVWEKVDFIWYYEDVYTRRPVRWDFYDGISSQVMTFEVGAVLPDSVTQAPAYCFNQEKDA, via the exons ATGGGCCCCTTCTTGTATATGGGTAAAGCGAACACATCTTTGCTTCTCCACCGCTCAGTTGTATTATCCACCTCACTCAAAACTCTATATAAGAACcccaaaaagacaaaaaaagacgaaaaaaaaatgtccAGCACCAGaagaagcagagagagaacGATGAAGCAGCTCAATCTGGCACTACAAATATGCTTAACGACCTCTCTGATACTACAGTTAGTCACTTGCTCAAACTCAACCCCAACGCCCAACCCATGGCCAGACCAATTCCATGCACTTTTGTTTATGAACTTGAGCACAACAAAGCTGCAGCTCAGTGACCTCTGGTATGACTGGCCTAAGGGCCGAAACGTCAACATATTTCAGAAGCAGCTGGGTGAGGTTTTGTACGACGTAGAGTGGAACAACGGCACGTCGTTTTACTACACCATAGGGGAAAATGGAGCATGTGAGGTTATGGAGTTTGAAGTTGGCATTCCTAGGCCTGATTTTCTTCTTGATGGGGCACACTATCTTGGGACTGAAGTCACAGATGGGTTTCTTTGCAATGTGTGGGAGAAGGTGGATTTTATTTGGTATTATGAGGATGTTTACACTAGGAGGCCAGTTCGCTGGGATTTCTATGATG GAATATCTAGTCAGGTGATGACATTTGAGGTTGGTGCAGTTTTGCCAGATTCAGTGACTCAAGCACCTGCATACTGCTTCAACCAAGAGAAAGATGCATAA
- the LOC117612694 gene encoding xylose isomerase-like isoform X2, protein MKMKAGRILLHLLCLNVVTFGVIAGPQTCPASDLESGCSDSEEWKGEFFPGIPKIKYEGPSSKNPLSFKWYNAEEEILGKKMKDWLRFSVAFWHTFRGTGGDPFGAPTKNWPWEDGTNSVAMAKRRMRANFEFINKLGVDRWCFHDRDIAPDGETLEESNKNLDEVVALAKELQGSKIRPLWGTAQLFLHPRYMHGGATSPEVGVYAYAAAQVKKAIEVTHYLGGENYVFWGGREGYQSLLNTDMGRELDHLARFLEAAVAYKKKIGFNGEFKLNIECNHATLSGHSCHHELETARLNGLLGNIDANTGDPQTGWDTDQFLTDIAEATLVMLTVVKNGGIAPGGFNFDAKLRRESTDVEDLFIAHISGMDTLARGLRNVVKLIEDGSLDELVRKRYESFDTEIGAHIEAGKGDFEYLEKKAIEWGEPRVPSAKQELAEMLFQSVL, encoded by the exons ATGAAAATGAAGGCTGGGAGGATATTGTTGCATCTTCTTTGTTTGAATGTGGTTACCTTTGGAGTG ATTGCTGGTCCGCAAACATGTCCTGCATCGGATCTTGAAAGTGGGTGTAGTGATTCTGAAGAATGGAAAGGGGAATTTTTCCCTGGAATTCCCAAAATTAAGTATGAG GGCCCGTCTAGCAAGAACCCCCTATCCTTCAAATGGTATAATGCGGAAGAGGAAATTCTagggaagaaaatgaag GATTGGTTGAGGTTTAGTGTTGCATTTTGGCACACATTCCGTGGAACAGGAGGTGACCCATTTGGTGCACCTACAAAGAATTGGCCATGGGAGGATGGAACTAATTCTGTGGCTATGGCCAAAAGAAGAA TGAGAGCCAACTTTGAGTTCATAAACAAGCTTGGAGTCGATAGGTGGTGTTTCCATGACAGGGATATAGCTCCTGATGGAGAAACCTTGGAG GAATCTAACAAAAACTTGGATGAAGTGGTGGCCCTTGCTAAGGAGCTTCAG GGAAGCAAAATTCGACCTTTGTGGGGCACAGCTCAGCTGTTTCTGCATCCTCGCTACATGCATGGTGGTGCTACAAG CCCTGAAGTAGGTGTATATGCATATGCTGCTGCTCAAGTTAAGAAAGCCATTGAG GTCACACATTATTTAGGGGGCGAAAATTATGTCTTCTGGGGTGGCCGTGAGGGTTACCAGAGTCTCTTGAATACTGACATGGGACGAGAGCTTGATCATCTG GCACGGTTTCTTGAAGCTGCAGTTGCctacaagaagaaaattggATTCAATG GAGAATTTAAACTTAACATTGAGTGCAATCATGCCACGCTATCTGGTCACAG CTGTCACCATGAGCTTGAAACTGCAAGACTCAATGGTTTATTAGGAAATATTGATGCAAACACTGGAGATCCTCAGACTG GATGGGATACAGATCAATTTCTCACAGATATTGCAGAGGCAACTCTGGTTATGCTCACTGTAGTAAAGAAT GGAGGAATTGCACCAGGAGGATTCAACTTCGATGCAAAATT ACGGAGAGAAAGCACAGACGTTGAGGATTTGTTCATTGCTCATATTAGTGGAATGGATACCCTGGCGCGTGGGCTCCGAAATGTTGTGAAGCTCATTGAG gatggtTCTCTGGATGAGCTTGTTCGCAAGCGGTATGAGAGTTTCGATACAGAAATTGGCGCGCATATAGAG GCTGGTAAGGGTGATTTTGAGTATCTTGAGAAGAAGGCCATAGAATGGGGTGAACCCAGAGTTCCTTCTGCCAAGCAG GAACTTGCGGAGATGCTTTTCCAGTCGGTTTTGTAG
- the LOC117612696 gene encoding uncharacterized protein K02A2.6-like, with amino-acid sequence MLKDCINYSKGCEACQRHGPIQQAPSVPMNPVVKPWPFRGWAMDLIGKIYPASSQQHCFIIVATDYFTKWVEAKPIKTTTSQEIITFIEEQIIQRFGIPESITTDRGSSFISRDMLDMAETFKFKLLQSTPYYAQANGQAESSNKVIINIIRKMLEKNPKQWHEKLSETLWAYRTSKREATGMTPYALTYGHDAILPMEIAVQSLRIAHQHGLTGEDYSQAMLLELEELDASRIDTLNKLLAGKQAVSRAYNKRVRNKSFEEGEIVWKAILPLGAHIAGYGKWSPTWEGPFVINQILGMGAYRLQDRDGVIHTAPINGKWLKKFYPTMWDSQAVQTDPGIEKEQG; translated from the coding sequence ATGTTGAAGGATTGCATCAACTATTCCAAGGGATGTGAAGCTTGTCAAAGGCACGGCCCAATCCAGCAGGCTCCTTCTGTTCCCATGAATCCAGTGGTAAAACCATGGCCTTTTAGGGGATGGGCAATGGATCTCATTGGCAAAATCTATCCAGCCAGCAGCCAGCAGcattgttttattattgttgccacagactatttcaccaaatgggtagagGCCAAGCCAATCAAAACCACAACTTCCCAAGAGATCATCACCTTTATAGAAGAACAGATCATACAAAGGTTCGGCATTCCAGAATCAATCACGACTGATAGGGGTTCTTCTTTCATATCTAGGGATATGCTAGATATGGCAGaaacattcaagttcaaactGCTTCAATCTACCCCTTATTATGCTCAAGCTAATGGACAGGCAGAATCAAGTAACAAGGTgattatcaatatcatcagaaAGATGCTGGAGAAGAATCCAAAGCAGTGGCATGAAAAGTTATCAGAGACTTTGTGGGCATACAGAACTTCAAAAAGAGAAGCGACTGGCATGACCCCCTATGCTCTGACCTACGGCCATGATGCAATTCTTCCCATGGAGATAGCAGTCCAGTCTCTTAGAATTGCTCACCAGCACGGTCTCACAggagaagactactctcaagCCATGTTACTTGAATTGGAAGAATTGGATGCAAGTAGGATTGACaccctcaacaaactcttagCAGGAAAACAGGCTGTGTCAAGGGCATACAACAAAAGAGTCAGAAACAAGAGTTTTGAAGAGGGAGAAATAGTCTGGAAGGCAATTCTGCCCCTTGGAGCACACATAGCTGGATATGGGAAATGGTCACCTACGTGGGAAGGCCCTTTTGTAATTAACCAGATCCTCGGAATGGGGGCATACAGGTTGCAGGACCGAGATGGAGTTATTCACACTGCCCCAATCAATGGCAAATGGTTAAAGAAATTCTACCCAACCATGTGGGATTCGCAGGCTGTACAGACAGACCCCGGgatagaaaaagaacaaggctga
- the LOC117612694 gene encoding xylose isomerase-like isoform X1: MKMKAGRILLHLLCLNVVTFGVIAGPQTCPASDLESGCSDSEEWKGEFFPGIPKIKYEGPSSKNPLSFKWYNAEEEILGKKMKDWLRFSVAFWHTFRGTGGDPFGAPTKNWPWEDGTNSVAMAKRRMRANFEFINKLGVDRWCFHDRDIAPDGETLEESNKNLDEVVALAKELQGSKIRPLWGTAQLFLHPRYMHGGATSPEVGVYAYAAAQVKKAIEVTHYLGGENYVFWGGREGYQSLLNTDMGRELDHLARFLEAAVAYKKKIGFNGTLLIEPKPQEPTKHQYDWDAATSANFLRKYGLIGEFKLNIECNHATLSGHSCHHELETARLNGLLGNIDANTGDPQTGWDTDQFLTDIAEATLVMLTVVKNGGIAPGGFNFDAKLRRESTDVEDLFIAHISGMDTLARGLRNVVKLIEDGSLDELVRKRYESFDTEIGAHIEAGKGDFEYLEKKAIEWGEPRVPSAKQELAEMLFQSVL, translated from the exons ATGAAAATGAAGGCTGGGAGGATATTGTTGCATCTTCTTTGTTTGAATGTGGTTACCTTTGGAGTG ATTGCTGGTCCGCAAACATGTCCTGCATCGGATCTTGAAAGTGGGTGTAGTGATTCTGAAGAATGGAAAGGGGAATTTTTCCCTGGAATTCCCAAAATTAAGTATGAG GGCCCGTCTAGCAAGAACCCCCTATCCTTCAAATGGTATAATGCGGAAGAGGAAATTCTagggaagaaaatgaag GATTGGTTGAGGTTTAGTGTTGCATTTTGGCACACATTCCGTGGAACAGGAGGTGACCCATTTGGTGCACCTACAAAGAATTGGCCATGGGAGGATGGAACTAATTCTGTGGCTATGGCCAAAAGAAGAA TGAGAGCCAACTTTGAGTTCATAAACAAGCTTGGAGTCGATAGGTGGTGTTTCCATGACAGGGATATAGCTCCTGATGGAGAAACCTTGGAG GAATCTAACAAAAACTTGGATGAAGTGGTGGCCCTTGCTAAGGAGCTTCAG GGAAGCAAAATTCGACCTTTGTGGGGCACAGCTCAGCTGTTTCTGCATCCTCGCTACATGCATGGTGGTGCTACAAG CCCTGAAGTAGGTGTATATGCATATGCTGCTGCTCAAGTTAAGAAAGCCATTGAG GTCACACATTATTTAGGGGGCGAAAATTATGTCTTCTGGGGTGGCCGTGAGGGTTACCAGAGTCTCTTGAATACTGACATGGGACGAGAGCTTGATCATCTG GCACGGTTTCTTGAAGCTGCAGTTGCctacaagaagaaaattggATTCAATG GAACACTGTtgattgaacccaagcctcaaGAACCTACCAAACACCA GTATGATTGGGATGCTGCAACATCTGCAAATTTCCTTCGAAAATATGGCCTAATAG GAGAATTTAAACTTAACATTGAGTGCAATCATGCCACGCTATCTGGTCACAG CTGTCACCATGAGCTTGAAACTGCAAGACTCAATGGTTTATTAGGAAATATTGATGCAAACACTGGAGATCCTCAGACTG GATGGGATACAGATCAATTTCTCACAGATATTGCAGAGGCAACTCTGGTTATGCTCACTGTAGTAAAGAAT GGAGGAATTGCACCAGGAGGATTCAACTTCGATGCAAAATT ACGGAGAGAAAGCACAGACGTTGAGGATTTGTTCATTGCTCATATTAGTGGAATGGATACCCTGGCGCGTGGGCTCCGAAATGTTGTGAAGCTCATTGAG gatggtTCTCTGGATGAGCTTGTTCGCAAGCGGTATGAGAGTTTCGATACAGAAATTGGCGCGCATATAGAG GCTGGTAAGGGTGATTTTGAGTATCTTGAGAAGAAGGCCATAGAATGGGGTGAACCCAGAGTTCCTTCTGCCAAGCAG GAACTTGCGGAGATGCTTTTCCAGTCGGTTTTGTAG
- the LOC117612697 gene encoding uncharacterized protein LOC117612697 translates to MSSPRSRAQSSSVPVPPDYITGTGIDAHAIEVRSKLHPFAQKNLDENILHLFENTLVLGPHWFGPVPAGMAELLKKDAEAPLCFESTSALASYSWVSKNLSRSFPSSESINRDENLLAAALCFWNSASNTFDFRVGPMAPTLLDMAQIFGFRAHGRPVDAVGDYHRRKNQEKVVTPFTISPATINQNCSFSNYLKKFSAEKDKDQQHMLFLLYWLNRFVFPNRSSAVLLEYRHLAEAFHNHTNVGLGPTVLAHLFKNLYIATLENPLNLSAPGAFWMIQIWLQVYFPELRFPDIVLPEDQVLALPLISAEVPKRSLEEYLMLFRYCTKRSAAQWQVVIRGTYPWFQTGFRLIEKEPEDEAARTDFRKKFLSITQPRDLPYGGGKPPNYHLGAEVYHPNFCARQLGCPQLIPLKSE, encoded by the exons ATGTCTTCCCCAAGATCTCGTGCTCAGTCTTCTTCAGTTCCAGTTCCTCCTGATTACATTACTGGGACCGGGATCGATGCTCACGCGATAGAAGTCAGGAGCAAGCTTCACCCCTTTGCTCAAAAGAATCTAGACGAGAATATCCTTCATTTGTTCGAGAACACCCTGGTGTTAGGGCCTCATTGGTTTGGTCCTGTTCCGGCTGGGATGGCAGAATTGTTGAAAAAGGATGCAGAGGCTCCTTTGTGTTTTGAGAGTACTTCTGCCCTGGCTTCTTATTCTTGGGTTAGTAAGAATTTGAGCCGGTCCTTCCCATCCAGCGAG TCGATTAATAGAGATGAGAACCTGCTTGCCGCTGCTTTGTGTTTCTGGAATTCTGCCAGTAATACATTTGACTTCCGTGTGGGTCCTATGGCGCCAACCCTGCTGGATATGGCTCAGATCTTTGGGTTCAGGGCCCATGGCAGGCCTGTTGATGCTGTTGGAGATTATCATAGGCGAAAAAACCAAGAGAAAGTGGTCACTCCCTTCACTATCTCTCCAGCCACGATCAACCAGAACTGCTCTTTCTCCAATTATCTGAAGAAATTCAGTGCTGAGAAGGACAAGGACCAGCAACACATGTTGTTCCTTTTGTATTGGCTGAACCGGTTCGTTTTCCCCAATCGGtcttcggcagttctgcttgAGTACCGACATCTGGCAGAGGCGTTCCACAATCATACTAATGTGGGGCTTGGGCCTACAGTTCTGGCTCACCTTTTCAAGAATCTATACATTGCCACTCTGGAGAATCCATTGAACCTGTCGGCCCCTGGTGCATTCTGGATGATCCAGATCTGGCTGCAGGTCTATTTTCCAGAGTTAAGGTTCCCAGACATAGTTCTGCCTGAAGACCAAGTTCTGGCCCTTCCTCTGATATCGGCAGAAGTGCCCAAGCGTTCTCTTGAGGAGTACTTGATGCTCTTCAGGTATTGTACAAAAAGGTCGGCAGCTCAGTGGCAAGTGGTGATCAGAGGGACCTATCCTTGGTTCCAGACCGGATTTCGGTTGATCGAGAAGGAGCCAGAAGACGAGGCTGCCAGAACAGATTTTAGGAAGAAGTTTCTGAGCATTACTCAGCCCAGAGATCTACCCTATGGTGGGGGAAAACCTCCGAATTATCATCTCGGGGCAGAAGTTTATCATCCCAACTTCTGTGCAAGGCAGCTTGGCTGTCCTCAGCTCATTCCGCTGAAATC TGAATAA